A window of the Hordeum vulgare subsp. vulgare chromosome 5H, MorexV3_pseudomolecules_assembly, whole genome shotgun sequence genome harbors these coding sequences:
- the LOC123395708 gene encoding pathogenesis-related protein 1-like, giving the protein METPKLAILLALAMAAAMVNLSQAQNSPQDYLSPHNAARAAVGVGAVSWSTKLQAYAQSYANQRIGDCKLQHSGGPYGENIFWGSAGADWKAADAVKLWVDEKKDYDYGSNTCAGGKVCGHYTQVVWRASTSIGCARVVCNNNGGVFITCNYEPAGNVVGQKPY; this is encoded by the coding sequence ATGGAGACGCCCAAGCTGGCCATTTTGCTCGCCCTAGCCATGGCAGCCGCCATGGTTAATCTTTCCCAAGCGCAAAACTCACCTCAGGACTACCTTTCACCCCACAACGCCGCCCGCGCTGCCGTCGGCGTGGGCGCAGTGAGCTGGAGCACGAAGCTGCAGGCGTACGCCCAGAGCTACGCCAACCAGAGGATCGGCGActgcaagctccagcactccgGCGGGCCCTACGGGGAGAACATCTTCTGGGGGTCGGCCGGCGCGGACTGGAAGGCGGCGGACGCGGTGAAGCTGTGGGTGGACGAGAAGAAGGATTACGACTACGGGTCCAACACCTGTGCAGGGGGGAAGGTGTGCGGGCACTACACGCAGGTGGTGTGGCGCGCGTCGACCAGCATCGGCTGCGCTCGCGTCGTCTGCAACAACAACGGCGGCGTCTTCATCACCTGCAACTACGAGCCCGCCGGGAATGTTGTTGGACAGAAACCATACTAA